In Leguminivora glycinivorella isolate SPB_JAAS2020 chromosome 20, LegGlyc_1.1, whole genome shotgun sequence, the following proteins share a genomic window:
- the LOC125237048 gene encoding uncharacterized protein LOC125237048: MVYPIVLKFMRMWQSSCPVLLKILCLSLLVCSVHGLQLDSQASTRRPRVTKYSRTTVAPGGTTEAVTERSLSTATYRLQGSGGETCILLTVDALIDISYLTKLNERADANTFVPNNANVGGVCKEGDAEQLIISFKDFTLEFSFAKTPGGERWYSGNIKLSYNSSARILEHAAKQGRRVVLSTNSRNLLFPTPVGKSFFCPEETVIDLTEDETSPTTAHKAKLYLRQMRLQAFMFKRDGEFGPPWHCSDSARARSETAPVAVGAALAIATAGTLVCYAIWRYLKVKKVQYDTME, encoded by the exons CACTGCTGGTGTGCTCCGTGCATGGCCTTCAGCTGGACAGCCAGGCCTCAACACGAAGGCCGAGGGTCACAAAATATAGCAGAACTACCGTCGCTCCTGGGGGTACCacg GAGGCGGTGACGGAACGGAGTTTATCGACAGCGACGTATCGTCTGCAGGGCAGCGGTGGTGAAACATGCATCCTGCTTACAGTGGACGCGCTTATAGATATCTCTTATCTCACCAAACTGAACGAAAGGGCG GACGCGAACACATTCGTGCCGAACAACGCGAACGTGGGGGGTGTTTGCAAGGAGGGGGACGCGGAGCAGCTCATCATCTCGTTTAAGGACTTCACGCTCGAATTCTCCTTCGCTAAG ACACCAGGCGGTGAGCGTTGGTACTCCGGAAACATCAAGCTGAGCTACAACTCTAGCGCAAGGATCTTAGAACACGCAGCCAAGCAGGGACGGCGGGTCGTTCTGTCAACCAACTCCAGGAACCTTCTGTTCCCTACACCGGTTGGGAAATCATTCTTCTGCCCTGAGGAGACAGTTATAGATCTTACAGAGGATGAGACTAG CCCAACAACCGCTCACAAAGCCAAGCTGTACCTCCGCCAAATGCGTCTCCAGGCCTTCATGTTCAAACGGGACGGTGAATTTGGCCCTCCCTGGCACTGTTCCGACTCCGCGCGAGCGCGTTCCGAAACCGCTCCTGTCGCAGTAGGTGCCGCGCTCGCGATAGCCACCGCTGGTACGCTCGTGTGTTACGCCATCTGGCGTTATCTCAAGGTCAAGAAGGTGCAGTATGACACGATGGAGTGA
- the LOC125237049 gene encoding uncharacterized protein LOC125237049 yields MEKVEAAIDSLKTTYLYRPILYGEYVEGTIRSYNIFKSDAGRDVFGTLNGDLKESFKSIIGRRPRTGDIISCRIPKNRMAEHYMMFLNDKVIEVAVVGGKSTHDGIVMMSSFRNSTYANSTQCLFHENRVMARAREISDEKHDDTESDKKQDEIINRIDCTINGTKPGRFHYDLLSCNCQDVVLYWAYGYAENTCLKNFGCFDYLMYSFDQIYKYVDEEAFTHYETNKDSGDLLNAAAKVIFT; encoded by the coding sequence ATGGAAAAAGTGGAAGCAGCTATAGATTCCCTGAAAACGACCTATTTGTACCGCCCGATCCTTTATGGAGAGTATGTCGAGGGAACCATACGAAGCTACAATATCTTCAAATCAGATGCGGGCAGAGATGTCTTTGGCACACTAAATGGTGACCTAAAAGAGTCCTTTAAATCTATAATCGGGCGTCGACCACGCACGGGTGATATTATCTCCTGCAGGATACCAAAAAATAGGATGGCTGAGCACTACATGATGTTCCTTAACGACAAGGTGATCGAAGTGGCAGTTGTGGGAGGCAAGTCGACGCACGACGGCATAGTCATGATGTCTTCATTCAGAAACTCTACCTACGCCAACTCAACCCAGTGCTTGTTTCACGAGAACCGTGTTATGGCCAGAGCTAGAGAAATTTCTGATGAAAAGCACGATGACACTGAATCTGATAAAAAGCAGGATGAAATTATTAACCGTATAGATTGCACTATAAATGGAACGAAACCTGGAAGGTTTCACTACGACCTACTGTCCTGTAACTGTCAAGATGTAGTTCTGTACTGGGCTTATGGATACGCAGAAAATACTTGTTTGAAGAATTTTGGGTGCTTCGATTACTTGATGTATAGTTTTGATCAGATTTACAAATATGTCGATGAGGAAGCATTTACGCATTATGAGACGAATAAAGATAGTGGGGACTTACTTAATGCTGCTGCAAaagttatttttacttaa